From a single Bradyrhizobium sediminis genomic region:
- a CDS encoding globin-coupled sensor protein produces MTEATLADSSQDREIRMRFMRIDATTGELLREFWKIVEPALPEVLEGFYRHVTREPQLARLIGSDIPRLKAAQRSHWARLFNGRFDHEYMQGVRTIGLIHNKIGLEPRWYIGGYNFVLGQLAALAVRHYRWKPGHLAAVLTALNCAVLLDMDIAISVYQEAMLAERQKHQDKITAAIRDFDGQMKIVLKTVGGSAENLQNAANTLAANAEQSTRQTTTVAAASEEASANVQAVASATEQLTSSVREIGRQVTESTRMTGKAVEQAGQSSAGMQGLAEAAQRIGAVVELINSIAGQTNLLALNATIEAARAGDAGRGFAVVASEVKALAEQTAKATDEISQQILAIQTATRQSVGSIEEIGTTIASVNEIATAIAAAVEQQGMATAEIARNIQEAARGTHDVSSNISGVSQAASETGQTATQLLSSANELSQQSEMLRNNVEGFFAMIRAA; encoded by the coding sequence ATGACGGAAGCAACTCTTGCCGACAGCAGCCAGGATCGCGAAATCAGGATGCGCTTCATGCGCATCGACGCCACGACCGGCGAACTGCTGCGCGAGTTCTGGAAGATAGTCGAGCCGGCGCTGCCGGAGGTGCTCGAAGGCTTTTATCGGCATGTCACCAGGGAGCCGCAACTCGCGCGCCTGATCGGCAGCGACATTCCCCGCCTCAAGGCCGCCCAGCGGTCGCACTGGGCGCGGCTGTTCAACGGCCGCTTCGATCATGAGTACATGCAGGGTGTCCGCACGATCGGTCTGATCCACAACAAGATCGGGCTGGAGCCGCGCTGGTACATCGGCGGATACAATTTCGTGCTGGGCCAGCTCGCCGCGCTCGCTGTTCGCCACTACCGATGGAAGCCGGGTCATCTCGCGGCGGTGCTGACCGCCCTGAACTGCGCGGTGCTGCTCGACATGGACATCGCGATTTCGGTCTATCAGGAAGCGATGCTGGCGGAGCGTCAGAAACATCAGGACAAGATCACTGCCGCGATCCGGGATTTCGACGGCCAGATGAAGATCGTGTTGAAGACGGTCGGGGGCTCGGCGGAAAATCTGCAGAACGCCGCCAATACGCTCGCCGCCAATGCCGAACAATCCACCAGGCAAACGACCACGGTGGCCGCAGCCTCGGAGGAGGCGTCCGCCAATGTGCAGGCGGTGGCGTCGGCTACCGAGCAACTGACGTCGTCGGTCAGGGAGATCGGGCGTCAGGTGACGGAGTCCACCAGGATGACGGGCAAGGCGGTAGAGCAGGCCGGCCAGTCCAGCGCCGGCATGCAGGGCCTCGCGGAAGCGGCGCAGCGGATCGGCGCCGTGGTCGAACTCATCAACAGCATCGCTGGGCAGACCAACCTGCTGGCGTTGAACGCCACTATCGAAGCGGCGCGGGCCGGCGATGCGGGCAGGGGATTTGCCGTCGTCGCCTCCGAGGTCAAGGCGCTGGCCGAACAGACCGCGAAGGCGACTGACGAAATCAGCCAGCAGATTCTCGCGATCCAGACCGCAACCCGGCAATCGGTCGGTTCGATCGAGGAAATCGGAACGACGATCGCGTCGGTCAACGAGATTGCGACGGCGATCGCGGCGGCCGTCGAGCAACAGGGAATGGCGACGGCCGAGATCGCGCGCAACATTCAGGAGGCTGCCCGCGGCACCCACGACGTTTCCAGCAACATCAGCGGTGTCAGTCAGGCCGCGAGCGAAACCGGCCAGACCGCAACGCAATTGCTGTCTTCCGCCAACGAGCTCTCGCAGCAGTCGGAGATGCTGCGCAACAATGTCGAAGGTTTCTTCGCGATGATCCGGGCTGCCTGA
- a CDS encoding ABC transporter ATP-binding protein has product MNARLGSCTRWRTRRLPNEASGMSSRALRLAAGLLTALIVVGGGYYWHFMREIPVRTAAPEQNVEVRVFGIGSTLLNVIGCILEPNSGSMRLNGELVYDGKWLRADLRGLRLEKIGFIFRSHNLLPFLNAWENVAVARILAGVSPAQAKSRALELLTYLGIERRKDAMPGELSGGEAQRVAIARALANDPRIILADEPTAALDSQRAGTVMDMLRRVAAEHRTAVIVVTHDEKIFDRFDHIYSLRDGALESPAGAVADTLVPP; this is encoded by the coding sequence TTGAACGCGCGGCTTGGCAGTTGTACTCGCTGGCGCACGCGTCGACTTCCCAACGAAGCCTCCGGAATGAGTTCGCGTGCTCTAAGACTGGCGGCTGGGCTGCTTACCGCTCTTATCGTGGTGGGCGGCGGCTATTATTGGCACTTCATGCGCGAAATTCCGGTGCGGACGGCTGCACCCGAACAGAATGTTGAAGTCCGCGTCTTCGGGATCGGGAGCACGCTGCTCAACGTGATCGGCTGCATTCTCGAACCAAATTCCGGGAGCATGCGGCTCAACGGCGAACTGGTCTATGACGGCAAGTGGCTGCGCGCCGACCTGCGCGGGTTGCGGCTCGAGAAGATCGGCTTCATCTTCCGGTCCCATAACCTTCTGCCGTTTCTCAATGCCTGGGAGAACGTCGCTGTCGCCCGCATCCTGGCCGGCGTAAGCCCGGCGCAAGCCAAGAGTCGGGCGCTTGAACTTCTGACCTACCTCGGTATCGAGCGCCGCAAGGACGCCATGCCCGGTGAGCTTTCAGGTGGAGAGGCGCAGCGGGTTGCCATTGCCCGCGCGCTGGCCAACGATCCACGCATCATTTTGGCCGATGAGCCGACCGCGGCACTCGATTCGCAACGTGCCGGCACCGTCATGGACATGTTGAGAAGGGTTGCGGCGGAGCACCGAACCGCCGTCATCGTCGTCACCCATGACGAGAAGATCTTCGATCGATTCGACCACATTTATTCGCTGCGGGATGGCGCGCTCGAATCGCCGGCTGGCGCGGTAGCCGACACTTTGGTTCCGCCATAG
- a CDS encoding PilZ domain-containing protein produces the protein MDEKRTSPRHRVLKAGTIEFHGGAIDCMIRNLSAAGAALDVTSPVGIPAHFTLFADGSPHHCHVIWRKEKRIGVAFD, from the coding sequence ATGGACGAGAAGCGGACTTCTCCACGGCACCGCGTCTTGAAGGCCGGAACGATCGAGTTCCACGGCGGCGCGATCGACTGCATGATCCGCAATCTATCGGCTGCGGGCGCGGCTCTCGACGTGACCAGCCCGGTCGGCATCCCCGCGCATTTCACGCTGTTCGCCGATGGCTCGCCGCACCACTGCCACGTCATCTGGCGTAAGGAAAAACGGATCGGCGTCGCGTTCGATTGA
- a CDS encoding Crp/Fnr family transcriptional regulator → MSIASICVTCPHRETGFCGTLLGSPSETPEADRPVGWQHFAAARAGEQIAYRNQPSNDIFVLCTGWAFRYFQLADGRRQILKFLLPGDFFSPTAIFETAYHFSVKALTEVQVSGIARSEILTRCAASPDIRWAVANSCAAETREATELVTVLGQLSAEERIAYLLLHLMSRVAARNVIREQRYPFPLRQQHIADAVGLTPVHVSRVFSQLRERRILAMSEGMLRVSNLAELEKIGSLR, encoded by the coding sequence ATGTCCATTGCGTCGATTTGCGTAACCTGCCCTCACCGCGAAACCGGCTTTTGCGGGACGCTGCTCGGGTCGCCCTCGGAAACCCCGGAGGCAGACCGGCCGGTCGGCTGGCAGCACTTCGCTGCGGCCCGGGCAGGCGAGCAGATCGCCTACCGAAATCAGCCATCCAACGACATATTCGTACTCTGCACGGGCTGGGCCTTCCGCTACTTTCAGCTTGCCGACGGCCGCAGGCAAATTCTGAAATTCCTGCTGCCGGGAGACTTCTTTTCTCCTACTGCGATTTTCGAGACAGCGTACCATTTCTCGGTCAAGGCATTGACCGAGGTCCAGGTGAGCGGAATCGCGCGCTCCGAAATCCTCACGAGGTGCGCCGCCAGCCCCGACATCCGATGGGCCGTGGCAAATTCCTGCGCCGCTGAAACTCGCGAGGCGACCGAGCTTGTAACCGTGCTGGGCCAGCTTTCGGCCGAAGAACGCATCGCCTATCTGTTGTTGCACTTGATGTCGCGAGTAGCGGCGAGGAACGTGATCCGTGAACAGCGCTACCCGTTTCCGTTGCGCCAGCAGCACATCGCTGACGCGGTCGGGCTGACCCCCGTCCATGTCAGCCGGGTGTTCAGCCAGCTTCGCGAACGCCGCATTCTCGCAATGTCCGAGGGCATGCTCAGGGTTTCCAACCTTGCGGAACTGGAAAAGATCGGTTCGCTGCGATAG
- a CDS encoding caspase family protein: MIRPVLRHTFLAAGILLGSHAALAENRVALVIGQSNYRAVVPLPNPANDAKAMSQMLTESGFEVLTAADLSQNELRTKVGDFAAKVAAKGPDTVALVFYAGHGLQIDGENFLVPVDVDPKRETDIPLQAVRLNDVLNTLASVPSKTRILLLDACRNNPFPDINKTAGRGLAIVDAKTGAPGTFMSFSTSPGAEAEDGSGANSPYTSALLAAAKEPGLSIEDTFKRVRVAVNKATAGRQTPWDSSSLTDDFRFVGPAIAGPKLASVKKTVDEWKRDLKGKPAEAANELIVADGTDEAYEAFAVLYAQTPLGLQARDWLDRHRRMVAWNNAVIINTAAGYRAFIAQYPDSDLAPTARKLEERLRNRPNFVATIATAGGAPNASGAAASGPAAGQPTNASLGPTCPCTTPTLPLKKVDTPPKKRTEPDPPKRVDRAPPKRYVVPEDDVVVYRRPPPRDYYEPRGPSIGIGIGIGGFGGGGGYGGGDRSGGHQGTSRSGY; this comes from the coding sequence ATGATCCGCCCCGTCCTTCGCCATACCTTTCTCGCAGCGGGAATCTTGCTGGGCTCGCACGCGGCGCTCGCTGAAAATCGCGTCGCGCTGGTCATCGGCCAGTCGAACTATCGCGCCGTGGTTCCGCTCCCCAATCCGGCCAACGATGCCAAGGCCATGTCACAGATGCTGACCGAGTCCGGCTTCGAGGTGCTGACCGCTGCCGATCTGTCGCAGAACGAGCTGCGGACCAAGGTCGGCGACTTCGCGGCGAAGGTCGCCGCGAAGGGCCCCGATACCGTGGCGCTGGTGTTTTATGCGGGCCACGGCCTGCAGATCGACGGCGAGAATTTCCTGGTGCCGGTTGATGTCGACCCGAAGCGGGAAACCGACATTCCGCTGCAGGCGGTCCGTCTCAACGACGTCCTGAACACGCTTGCCTCGGTGCCGAGCAAGACCCGCATCCTGCTGCTCGATGCCTGCCGTAACAACCCGTTCCCCGACATCAACAAGACGGCAGGCCGCGGGCTCGCGATCGTCGATGCCAAGACCGGCGCTCCCGGCACCTTCATGTCCTTCTCGACCTCGCCCGGCGCCGAAGCCGAGGACGGCAGCGGCGCCAACAGCCCCTATACGTCGGCGCTGCTGGCCGCAGCGAAGGAGCCCGGGCTTTCGATCGAAGATACCTTCAAGCGCGTGCGTGTTGCGGTCAACAAGGCGACCGCGGGCCGCCAGACACCCTGGGACAGTTCCTCGTTGACCGACGACTTCAGGTTCGTCGGTCCCGCCATTGCCGGCCCAAAGCTCGCTTCCGTCAAGAAGACGGTCGATGAGTGGAAGCGCGACTTGAAGGGCAAGCCGGCCGAGGCCGCCAACGAATTGATCGTCGCCGACGGCACCGACGAGGCCTATGAAGCCTTCGCCGTCCTCTACGCGCAAACACCGCTGGGTTTGCAGGCGCGCGACTGGCTCGATCGTCACCGCCGCATGGTGGCATGGAACAACGCGGTGATCATCAATACGGCGGCCGGCTATCGCGCCTTCATTGCGCAGTATCCCGACAGCGATCTCGCCCCGACGGCACGCAAGCTTGAAGAGCGTCTGCGCAATCGTCCGAACTTCGTGGCGACCATCGCCACCGCCGGCGGCGCGCCGAACGCGTCCGGCGCGGCCGCGTCAGGCCCGGCAGCCGGCCAGCCGACCAACGCTTCGCTCGGCCCGACCTGTCCCTGCACCACGCCGACCCTGCCGCTGAAGAAGGTCGATACGCCGCCGAAGAAGCGCACCGAGCCCGATCCGCCCAAGCGCGTCGACCGTGCGCCGCCGAAACGTTATGTCGTGCCGGAAGACGATGTCGTGGTCTATCGTCGCCCGCCGCCGCGCGACTATTACGAGCCGCGCGGACCGTCGATCGGCATTGGAATAGGTATTGGCGGGTTTGGAGGAGGCGGTGGCTACGGAGGCGGTGATCGTAGCGGCGGTCACCAGGGCACATCGAGGAGCGGATACTGA
- a CDS encoding PilZ domain-containing protein encodes MSEHIVEKRAAPRFRVLKGGAIAFDGSGIITCTVRNLSPNGAAVDLASCVSLPSSFMLVIEKDQFIRRCHAVWSNDRRIGLAFD; translated from the coding sequence ATGAGCGAGCATATTGTCGAGAAGAGAGCGGCGCCGCGATTCCGGGTGCTGAAGGGCGGCGCCATCGCATTCGATGGCAGCGGCATCATCACCTGCACCGTGCGCAATCTGTCGCCGAACGGCGCCGCGGTCGACCTCGCCAGCTGCGTCAGCCTGCCGTCATCGTTCATGCTGGTGATCGAAAAAGACCAGTTCATCCGCCGCTGCCATGCGGTCTGGAGCAACGACAGGCGGATCGGCCTCGCCTTCGACTAG
- a CDS encoding MFS transporter → MPSSTEPDSPHVSAGLLRSRPLQIAMIGLGTATTQLDTAVNIAFPAITRGFDLAIGDIQWVVICYVLAYASLLLALGRIGDTVGHAIVYRTGLIWSAATFLLVGIAPSYGAMLAFRCLQGIGAALVLSCGAALVTSLYGEERRGRALGIYTMMMALGLMLGPLLGGALVAIWDWPAVFWFRIPIAIAALLLLRGLPASQPRAAREPFDIAGGIALALGLVTMLMALNRIREFSAVWLGLLSALALAGFIFRQSRAARPIIDFKVFRLPGFAMLNFVSVLANVAAFSVWLLVPYYLARVSSYALAEGGAILASGALGAVLAAPVGGRLIGHRISAERLAMAGAAGIGAGLLMLSAWTEQTTTALRVAGLIVQGVGLGLFQLAYTDIVTAALPLRERGVAGSLALLTRTLGTVAAASLVLMVFDILQSEHEFFEAFHQTFQLAALLAFISAGLLAVSPRTIGQP, encoded by the coding sequence GTGCCGTCATCAACCGAACCCGATTCCCCCCACGTGTCGGCCGGCCTGCTCCGTTCAAGACCCCTGCAGATCGCCATGATCGGGCTCGGCACGGCCACGACGCAGCTCGACACCGCCGTCAACATCGCCTTCCCGGCCATCACCCGGGGATTTGACCTCGCGATCGGCGACATCCAGTGGGTGGTAATCTGCTACGTGCTGGCCTATGCCAGTCTCCTGCTGGCACTGGGGCGGATCGGCGACACCGTCGGCCATGCCATCGTCTACCGGACCGGATTGATCTGGAGCGCAGCGACGTTCCTGCTCGTCGGCATCGCGCCAAGTTATGGCGCGATGCTGGCCTTTCGTTGCCTGCAGGGCATCGGCGCAGCACTGGTGCTGAGTTGCGGTGCGGCGCTGGTGACGAGCCTCTATGGCGAGGAGCGGCGCGGCCGCGCGCTTGGCATCTACACCATGATGATGGCGCTTGGCCTGATGCTCGGTCCCCTGCTCGGCGGCGCGCTGGTGGCGATCTGGGATTGGCCCGCGGTGTTCTGGTTTCGCATCCCGATCGCAATCGCAGCGCTGTTGCTGTTGCGCGGGCTGCCGGCATCGCAGCCGCGCGCGGCACGCGAACCCTTCGACATTGCAGGCGGCATCGCGCTGGCGCTCGGCCTGGTGACGATGCTGATGGCGCTCAACCGCATTCGCGAGTTCTCCGCCGTCTGGCTCGGACTGCTATCGGCCCTGGCCCTTGCGGGATTCATCTTCCGCCAGTCCCGCGCGGCGCGGCCGATCATCGATTTCAAGGTGTTTCGCCTGCCGGGCTTTGCGATGCTGAATTTCGTCAGCGTGCTCGCCAATGTCGCGGCGTTTTCGGTCTGGCTGCTGGTGCCCTATTATCTCGCCCGGGTGAGTTCCTATGCGCTTGCCGAAGGCGGCGCCATTCTGGCTTCGGGCGCGCTCGGCGCGGTGCTGGCCGCGCCGGTCGGCGGCCGCCTGATCGGGCACCGAATCTCCGCCGAGCGGCTCGCCATGGCCGGTGCCGCCGGAATCGGCGCCGGTCTCCTCATGCTCAGCGCATGGACCGAACAGACGACGACGGCCTTGCGCGTCGCAGGGCTGATCGTGCAGGGCGTCGGGCTCGGCCTGTTCCAGCTCGCCTATACCGATATCGTGACCGCAGCGCTTCCGCTTCGCGAGCGCGGGGTTGCGGGCAGCCTCGCGCTGCTGACGCGAACGCTGGGCACCGTCGCCGCGGCCTCGCTCGTCCTGATGGTGTTCGACATCCTGCAATCGGAGCACGAATTCTTCGAAGCCTTCCACCAGACCTTTCAGCTTGCGGCCCTGCTGGCATTTATCAGCGCCGGATTGCTGGCGGTATCGCCGCGGACAATCGGCCAACCGTAA
- a CDS encoding PaaI family thioesterase — translation MKRGEPTLKQDQQHPRKFDIEEARRVLGDVFAPWVQDLNLSIEGIDYEPPQTAAAGWQPGAVLRMPFSERLCRNGGIVCGQALMAFADTAMVIANLAANRGYRPMTTVDQTTHFMRAATASDVLADARVVRMGRTMSFGHVTLSSAHDNKPVAMVSSAFAMLT, via the coding sequence ATGAAACGGGGGGAACCGACGTTGAAACAGGACCAACAGCACCCAAGGAAATTCGATATCGAGGAAGCAAGGCGCGTGCTCGGCGATGTGTTTGCGCCGTGGGTGCAGGATCTCAATCTCTCGATCGAGGGCATCGATTACGAGCCGCCGCAAACTGCCGCCGCCGGCTGGCAGCCGGGTGCGGTCCTGCGCATGCCCTTCTCCGAGCGGCTGTGCCGGAACGGCGGCATCGTCTGCGGCCAGGCGTTGATGGCGTTCGCCGACACCGCAATGGTGATTGCCAACCTCGCGGCCAACCGCGGCTACCGGCCGATGACGACGGTCGATCAAACCACGCATTTCATGCGAGCCGCGACCGCATCCGACGTGCTGGCGGACGCGCGGGTGGTCCGCATGGGCCGCACCATGAGCTTCGGCCATGTCACCCTGTCCAGCGCCCACGACAACAAGCCTGTGGCGATGGTATCGAGCGCTTTCGCGATGCTGACATAG
- the recA gene encoding recombinase RecA, whose translation MAAPTTALRIVEGSSMDKTKALSAALSQIERQFGKGSVMKLGKNDRSMDIETISSGSLGLDIALGVGGLPRGRVVEIYGPESSGKTTLALHTVAEGQKKGGICAFIDAEHALDPVYARKLGVNIDELLISQPDTGEQALEICDTLVRSGAVDVLVVDSVAALVPKAELEGEMGDALPGLQARLMSQALRKLTASINKSNTMVIFINQIRMKIGVMYGSPETTTGGNALKFYASVRLDIRRIGAIKERDEVVGNQTRVKVVKNKLAPPFKQVEFDIMYGEGVSKMGEILDLGVKAGIVEKSGAWFSYDSQRLGQGRENSKAFLKANPDMTAKIEAAIRQNSGLIAEQILAGSPERDADGDEPAED comes from the coding sequence ATGGCCGCCCCCACTACCGCCCTGCGTATCGTCGAAGGATCCTCCATGGACAAAACCAAGGCCCTGTCCGCCGCGCTCTCCCAGATCGAGCGCCAGTTCGGTAAGGGCTCGGTGATGAAGCTGGGCAAGAACGACCGCTCGATGGATATCGAGACCATTTCCTCGGGTTCGCTCGGGCTCGATATCGCGCTCGGTGTCGGCGGCCTGCCGCGGGGCCGGGTGGTCGAAATCTACGGGCCGGAATCCTCAGGCAAGACCACGCTGGCGCTGCACACGGTGGCCGAAGGCCAGAAGAAGGGCGGCATCTGCGCCTTCATCGACGCCGAACACGCGCTCGATCCGGTCTATGCCCGCAAGCTCGGGGTCAACATCGACGAACTCCTGATCTCGCAGCCCGACACCGGCGAGCAGGCGCTGGAAATCTGCGACACCCTGGTACGATCAGGCGCGGTCGACGTGCTGGTGGTCGATTCGGTGGCGGCGCTGGTGCCGAAGGCCGAGCTCGAGGGCGAGATGGGCGACGCGCTGCCCGGCCTGCAGGCCCGTTTGATGAGCCAGGCGCTGCGCAAGCTCACCGCCTCGATCAACAAGTCCAACACCATGGTGATCTTCATCAACCAGATCCGGATGAAGATCGGCGTGATGTACGGCTCGCCGGAAACCACCACCGGCGGCAACGCGCTGAAATTCTACGCCTCGGTCCGCCTCGACATCCGCCGCATCGGCGCCATCAAGGAGCGCGACGAGGTGGTCGGCAACCAGACCCGCGTCAAGGTGGTGAAGAACAAGCTGGCGCCGCCGTTCAAGCAGGTCGAATTCGACATCATGTATGGCGAGGGCGTCTCCAAGATGGGCGAAATCCTCGACCTCGGCGTCAAGGCCGGCATCGTCGAGAAGTCCGGCGCCTGGTTCTCCTATGACAGCCAGCGATTGGGCCAGGGCCGCGAGAATTCGAAGGCGTTCCTCAAGGCCAATCCCGACATGACCGCGAAGATCGAGGCGGCGATCCGCCAGAACTCCGGCCTGATCGCCGAGCAGATTCTGGCCGGCAGTCCCGAGCGCGACGCCGACGGTGACGAGCCGGCGGAGGATTGA
- a CDS encoding GNAT family N-acetyltransferase: MVEIADTALVRGSSVIAGKRPPAEAASRGGDGLAPLTAVATSQWRALAERANEPNGYYLPDWELAVNASARGRTGVAALSAWSQPAAANGGAARLIGLLPAISMWRAWKIPLPVLVSADPYGTLGTPPLDRDLAEDAAAGLMMQARKAGAHALILRDMSLDGAAMKAFREVLRQGGMRPRLLQSHLRACLDATRDADECLRDALGPKKLKELRRQRNRLAEHGEVRFEVASTPQAVASAVEIFLQLEASGWKGQRGTALLQHDGDAGFVRRATTALAEFRQCEIVTLSSGETPVAAAVVLRHQDRAFYFKLGVDEHYAKFSPGVQLTLDLTRHLCADPTIRLVDSTAGADHPMINPIWRGRLAIGDVLIPLRPHDPVVPLVRAALKLRQLIREPLRHAVHLIRKRQEKPS, encoded by the coding sequence GTGGTCGAGATAGCTGATACAGCGCTGGTGCGCGGCAGTTCGGTAATCGCCGGCAAGCGGCCGCCGGCGGAGGCGGCTTCGCGTGGCGGCGATGGCCTTGCGCCGCTCACGGCCGTGGCCACGAGCCAGTGGCGCGCGCTTGCCGAACGCGCCAACGAGCCGAACGGCTATTACCTCCCCGACTGGGAATTGGCGGTGAACGCCTCCGCGCGCGGCCGTACCGGCGTCGCGGCGCTGTCCGCGTGGAGCCAACCTGCGGCGGCAAACGGCGGCGCGGCGCGGCTGATCGGGCTCCTGCCCGCGATTTCAATGTGGCGCGCCTGGAAGATCCCGCTGCCGGTTCTGGTAAGCGCCGATCCCTACGGCACGCTTGGCACCCCGCCTCTCGATCGCGACTTGGCCGAGGACGCCGCCGCCGGGCTGATGATGCAGGCACGGAAGGCCGGCGCCCATGCGCTGATCCTGCGCGACATGTCGCTCGACGGCGCGGCCATGAAGGCGTTCAGGGAAGTGCTGCGGCAGGGCGGCATGCGTCCGCGTCTGCTGCAATCCCACCTCCGCGCCTGTCTCGACGCCACGCGCGATGCCGATGAATGCCTGCGCGATGCGCTGGGGCCGAAGAAGCTGAAGGAACTGCGCCGCCAGCGCAACCGCCTCGCCGAGCACGGCGAGGTCCGCTTCGAGGTCGCGAGCACGCCGCAAGCGGTCGCCTCCGCAGTCGAGATTTTCCTGCAGCTGGAAGCTTCCGGCTGGAAAGGCCAGCGCGGCACCGCGCTGCTGCAGCATGACGGCGATGCCGGCTTTGTCCGCCGCGCCACCACCGCACTCGCCGAATTCCGCCAATGCGAGATCGTGACGCTGTCGTCGGGCGAAACGCCAGTCGCGGCCGCGGTCGTGCTGCGGCACCAGGACCGCGCGTTCTACTTCAAGCTCGGCGTCGACGAGCATTATGCGAAATTCTCACCCGGCGTGCAGCTGACGCTCGATTTGACGCGGCATCTCTGCGCCGATCCCACGATCAGGCTGGTCGACTCCACCGCCGGCGCCGATCATCCGATGATCAATCCGATCTGGCGCGGGCGCCTTGCCATCGGCGACGTGCTGATTCCGCTGCGGCCGCACGATCCCGTGGTGCCGCTGGTCCGCGCCGCCTTGAAGCTTCGCCAGCTGATCCGCGAGCCGCTGCGCCATGCCGTTCATTTGATCCGGAAACGCCAGGAGAAACCGTCATGA
- a CDS encoding HdeA/HdeB family chaperone: protein MKTTGALLFAAGLLLSAAPAHAVVVDLSTMTCKQFVEGSQDEIKMVLTWMDGWYKGDSDEAIIDTDVFVENAKKFGTFCGKNPTVSIVTAAEKILGK from the coding sequence ATGAAAACGACGGGCGCGCTGCTGTTTGCCGCCGGCCTTCTGCTTTCGGCGGCGCCGGCCCATGCCGTCGTGGTCGACCTGTCGACCATGACCTGCAAGCAGTTCGTCGAAGGCAGCCAGGACGAAATCAAGATGGTGTTGACCTGGATGGACGGCTGGTACAAGGGCGATTCCGACGAGGCGATCATCGATACCGACGTGTTCGTCGAGAACGCCAAGAAGTTCGGCACCTTCTGCGGCAAGAATCCGACCGTCAGCATCGTCACCGCCGCCGAAAAGATTCTCGGCAAGTGA
- a CDS encoding Crp/Fnr family transcriptional regulator, whose translation MAAPVDIGLPSDNRLLAALPRHDFDRLLPHLSSVSLPQALVLGEAGGEVDHVYFPHNGMLSLLAVLRGGKAIETATVGREGVVGAMAGLGLYKSLVRVVVQMPMASSRIAATHFRTIAATSEPIRNLCIRYNEVLLSQARVTAACNALHSIEARFCRWLLQSADHAGSDTVALTQEFLAEMLGVRRTSVTEVASKVQAAGAISYSRGVIRILDRTALMQMSCECYETLLDQSAALA comes from the coding sequence GTGGCAGCGCCCGTCGACATCGGACTACCCTCTGACAACAGACTGCTCGCTGCGCTGCCGCGTCATGATTTCGACCGGCTGCTTCCGCATCTGTCGTCGGTGTCTCTGCCGCAGGCGCTCGTGCTGGGCGAAGCCGGCGGCGAGGTCGACCACGTCTACTTTCCCCATAACGGCATGCTGTCGCTGCTCGCCGTGCTGCGCGGTGGCAAGGCGATCGAGACCGCGACCGTCGGCCGCGAAGGCGTGGTCGGCGCGATGGCCGGGCTCGGCCTGTACAAGTCGCTGGTTCGCGTCGTGGTGCAGATGCCGATGGCCAGCAGCAGGATCGCCGCCACCCATTTCAGGACCATCGCCGCGACCAGCGAACCCATTCGCAATCTCTGCATCCGCTACAACGAGGTGCTGCTGTCGCAGGCGCGGGTGACGGCCGCCTGCAACGCGCTGCACTCGATCGAGGCCCGGTTCTGCCGCTGGCTGCTGCAGAGCGCCGACCATGCGGGCAGCGACACCGTCGCGCTGACGCAGGAATTCCTCGCGGAAATGCTGGGGGTGCGGCGCACCTCGGTGACGGAAGTCGCGAGCAAGGTGCAGGCCGCCGGCGCGATCAGCTATTCGCGTGGCGTAATCAGGATCCTGGACCGGACCGCACTGATGCAAATGTCCTGCGAATGCTACGAGACGCTGCTCGATCAGTCGGCCGCACTGGCTTGA